One genomic window of Arvicanthis niloticus isolate mArvNil1 chromosome 24, mArvNil1.pat.X, whole genome shotgun sequence includes the following:
- the LOC143438232 gene encoding protein POLR1D-like isoform X1, translating to MGPMGWMKCPLAGTNKRFLINTIKNTLPSHKEQDHEQKEGSKEPGKSQDQKEASGQKHRSHSYKRSLHSARGSVGCSPPRKRASRDKCDPRPSRR from the coding sequence GATGAAGTGTCCTCTCGCTGGGACAAATAAAAGATTCCTAATCAACACAATTAAGAACACATTGCCCTCCCATAAAGAGCAAGACCATGAACAAAAAGAGGGCAGTAAGGAGCCTGGCAAAAGCCAAGACCAAAAGGAAGCGAGTGGGCAGAAGCACAGAAGCCACTCCTACAAGCGCAGCCTTCACTCAGCCCGGGGCTCAGTGGGCTGCTCTCCTCCGAGGAAGCGGGCCTCCCGGGACAAGTGTGACCCACGGCCCAGCAGGCGATGA